The Methanomethylovorans hollandica DSM 15978 genome includes a region encoding these proteins:
- the pscS gene encoding O-phospho-L-seryl-tRNA:Cys-tRNA synthase, with product MALDEAALKKFGFIPRETKDAINIDPLQTAGKLTEEARRALLEWGDGYSVCDFCGGVLDLIKKPPIEEFVHGALPEFLNIDAVRITHGAREAKFAVMHSIAQEGDYVVMDEVAHYSSVVAAQRARLNIKKVPHSGSPEYMTDVEGYATAIEEVIKETGKAPALALVTYPDGNYGNITDVQRISKICHDYDVPLLLNGAYAVGRMPVDAKKLGADFVAGSGHKSMAASGPIGLLGVRKEYADIVFRKSPTNKNKEIELLGCTSRGATIMTMIASFPHVVERVNNWDQEVQNARWFSGKLEEMGIIQKGQKPHNHDLMFFEAPVFYEISQKAKKGRYFLYRELKERNIHGIKSGLTKYFKLSTFQVGRENLQYVLDSFQSIIEKYENEK from the coding sequence ATGGCACTTGATGAGGCAGCACTGAAGAAGTTTGGATTCATCCCGCGCGAGACAAAAGATGCAATTAATATTGATCCCCTGCAGACCGCAGGCAAGTTAACAGAAGAGGCCAGGCGTGCTCTGCTGGAATGGGGAGATGGCTATTCCGTCTGCGACTTCTGTGGAGGTGTGCTGGACCTGATCAAGAAGCCACCCATTGAGGAATTTGTGCACGGGGCACTTCCCGAATTCCTAAATATAGATGCTGTGAGAATCACACATGGGGCAAGGGAAGCAAAGTTTGCAGTAATGCATTCTATTGCACAGGAAGGGGATTATGTGGTGATGGATGAAGTTGCACATTATTCCTCTGTTGTTGCTGCTCAGCGGGCCAGACTAAATATTAAAAAAGTGCCTCATAGCGGCAGCCCGGAATACATGACAGATGTAGAAGGATATGCTACTGCTATTGAAGAAGTTATAAAGGAAACAGGTAAAGCACCGGCATTGGCTCTGGTCACCTACCCGGATGGAAACTATGGGAACATCACCGACGTGCAGCGTATATCCAAGATATGCCATGATTATGATGTGCCTCTGCTGCTCAATGGCGCATATGCTGTGGGAAGGATGCCAGTGGATGCAAAAAAGCTGGGTGCTGACTTTGTAGCAGGTAGTGGCCATAAATCTATGGCTGCATCAGGTCCTATAGGACTTTTGGGTGTCAGAAAGGAATATGCCGACATCGTGTTCAGGAAGTCACCTACTAACAAGAACAAGGAAATAGAACTATTGGGATGTACATCCAGAGGCGCCACCATTATGACAATGATAGCCTCGTTCCCTCATGTGGTAGAGAGGGTGAATAACTGGGACCAGGAAGTGCAGAATGCACGCTGGTTCTCCGGTAAACTGGAGGAAATGGGGATCATACAGAAAGGACAAAAGCCACACAACCACGACCTTATGTTCTTTGAAGCACCTGTGTTCTATGAGATATCCCAGAAGGCAAAGAAGGGAAGGTATTTCCTGTACAGGGAACTTAAGGAACGTAATATCCATGGCATTAAATCGGGTCTTACTAAATACTTCAAACTGAGCACATTCCAGGTGGGCAGAGAAAATCTGCAATACGTTCTGGATTCATTCCAGAGTATCATTGAGAAGTATGAAAACGAGAAGTAA